Genomic segment of Eleutherodactylus coqui strain aEleCoq1 chromosome 1, aEleCoq1.hap1, whole genome shotgun sequence:
GTTGACCATTCTGCAATATCCTGAATGGAAATACTTATGGGTTCTTCCTGTAACCAAATGTTATGTCTTCTTCTTGTATCAGAATCATGGCTATAGACTGGATTGGTTTTGGATATGCAGCCCTGTTGCTTTTTGGGGGCTTCATGGGATTTTTCCGAAAAGGTAAGAGCAATACAAATGTGGATTCATGTTTTTGGTACTCTTCTGAAGGCATATACACATTATACTCCTGATGGCAGATGTCACTGAAATTCTCATGTATTTCTTCTTCggttaggccttatgcacatggcttagacgggctccgcaagcggaataccgcagcagagtccgtcatggcgcccccccaaagacattgagctattaggttcaatagaacctgatagctgcagtgaaacgccgcagatttccgccatgttttacgcagcagaaatccagctgtgtgcattaggcctaagaCTGGTGACATGTAgtgaagagtttactttatcactctgcatctcatctgacattttattttcctctgtgaatatgcTGGAGAAAAAACTTTGTTTATtcattagatttgctttctcatcatcagcctctacaatttttcctacgtTATTTATTATGGGCCAATGCTTTCAGTAtacatctttttactatttatacagtTGTAGAactgtttagggttagttttactctccttagCATTAAGTCTATCTCCATCTATGCTGCTTATATGTgctttttatataatttatttttttccttataggcttTTAGTGCTTCACTGCCttcttaaatgctttttttgttgtttattgtcctctttacatctttattgagccacgttggttttctcctattagtAACCCTTTGATTCCCATAAGTTATGAACCACTCACAGTaaatatttaagatgtttttaaacatttccctttTATTTCCCTCCCTGTATCTTTACCCATAGAGACACCACATGTTCATCTCTTTAACATATATTTCCATAATGTAGGCTTTTTCCAAGATgctacataaagacaaacccctctacctttctgttttttacaatcccttctaAACAGACTAtaacccagtcacagctttcatccaaccaggtctcagttatgcCCGCTATGTGACCTGGTTAGATGAAAGAGCCCtgagttttcctcagacattattcctTCCAGTTCATCAATTTTTTTGGTCAGACTTTTAGCATTAGTCcccatacagtttagaaagttttGGTTATGTTCTTATTTAAGGATATCCCTATTAACTATTTTgctagttctaactgtactaaactctcccactgctccacccctattttcattacttagtcctAGATTACTGTttacactatcttcccctctattTCCGTGTTTGCTCCCCCACAATCCCTATTTTCAAcattcctccaaccttctagacatcttcttccccagcacagctgcaccctccccattgagatgccgcccatctcctgctgcctttctggtttgGCATGTGGTACAGGTAATATTTCAGAAAAAAACTACTTTGGAGGTCTTTGCCCTAAACTTACATCTTAGTTCCCTGAAATGGCTATAAAAATATTCTACCTACCTCTAACTTGGTCATTGGTGCCATtgtgtaccatgaccgctggatcctcaccagcccctcccagtaatctgtcaacccaatccgcGATCTGTTGAActcaagcgccaggaagacaacacaccgttcgatgatccctgtctttgtggcagattgccctttgTTCTCTTGTTCATCTGCTGTACTACGTTTAATTGCCCGACCACTGTGTCTACAGTCCTTATTGTGGCCTGTTTCTTTCTGCTTCTTCAGAAGAGCTTGACCAGCATATCTTGAAACTCAagactgctttgaaatctttgtctGGCAGTGACCTTGTTgcaatatactgtgtttccccaaaaataagaccttggCTTAAAACAGACACTTCTGTTTTATTCTTCGAAGCAttattccacacctgcctaaatctCTTTGCACAGTATTATATGTTACAAAGTGTCTTATTTCCACTTGTACTATAGACTTGATGAAAAGAGATTCATTTGAAAGTTATAGTAGCAGACTTTAACATGTCGTTTAGCGATTTACTCCTTGAAGGATCTTTCGTTGATGCGGGATTAAAGGACTTTCTCTTCAATTTCCTTGTTGCTTTATCTTGCAGGCAGCATTGTATCCCTTGCTGCAGGTTTTACTTTTGGACTGCTTGCAGCTTATGGGGCCCTACGTGTTTCAAACAATCCAAAGGATATAAGGATATCATTAAGTAAGTAAAATTATAGTGCTGTTGGAGCAGTGATTCAGAATTGTGCAATTTGTGATTTAGGATAATCATATGGGTGCGTCTGGAGCACAATTTGTAAATAATAGCAGGAGATTAAAAGAGAACTAAATACCTAATCCTCAGTTTACTGTGGCACATAAAGAAATAGAAAGGGCTATAAAAAATAGAATACAAAGTTTCTCATACTGTACCCTCAGTGGTCGCacactcttaggcctcctgcacatgggcgacacggcatcgccccAAGAAAATCGCAGAGATATCACATTGCTGGTCTATGCGATAGTGCTGCAGTTTCTAGTGATTTTGTAGCGCtgcaaagtcacgtgactttgtagcaccacatgcaaggattttcgggggagaagggggcttgaaatataagctctaccccgaaaatatGCCCTaggtacaggggaaaaaaaagtatacatcacctagaagcgctgtttgGGGTTCCGCCGCAGCTTCTTCTCTTTCCCCGAgactcttcttcttcatctcttctggccagagaTTGAAAAATACCTGTCACCTCGAAGtgttggctgtaattggctgatgcttagccaatcagagcagacgCTAGATGAGTGGCTGTGGTTTGGCTAAGCGTCAACCAATAACAACCAGTGCTTCCacgaggtggggatttttcaatacccatccagaagagatgaagagcaGCAGTGTCGGACCCgaggagaagctgctgcggcgTCGGACAGCGTTTCTAagatgatgtatacttttttttatttttgcctgtaGCTAGGGCTTTGGTTAGggttttgacagtaggattttctactgtcaaagttgcatcgcaccgcgcgAAAATcatattttcatgcgatgcaacagagtggaaggctccatagggaaacatgggctacaagacCTCACGAGTCGTGTGCATATCGCCGAACCCACAAAGTTTTTGTGACAGGTTGTtccatgctacaaaacattgcaggtGTGAATAAattcataggaaagcatgggcttcacatacatgcgatttgttgcATTGCTGCACTTGACAAAATTGTTcgattttgttgcccatgtgaaggagacctTAAGGCTCACCGGTCATCTATAGGGATGTCACTTGATTGTATCATCCAGTGGTTCTAGCAATTTTGCAACAAGGTCACATTTTACTTCTGGAAATGACCTGTCTATGGCCAACACATAGTTTTGACCACATGATTTACAAACTGGGTTACCAATGATAAGGACTCTTTGGTAAGTGCTCACTTCGCAATTTCTTGATTGCTCACTGTAGTTTTAAAACACTCCTTTTAAAACAACAACTTTTAGTAAGCTTACTGTATGCCCTTCCCAGCATTGTGACACGTCTACCTTTTTGTAGATGTTAAATGCACAGTTATGTTTCTTCATCACCATCTCTAGTTGTTGAGACATTTCTTGTTTCGCTGCTCACAGTAGTACCACCAGCTCTGCATGGCCTACCATTTTATATTATGGGATACCTCCTTATGCATATCAAGTACTTTTGATTGTTGGAACTGTTTTGTTATAGCGCCCCATACACAGTGAAATTCTATTATAGATCACTGTGTTTAACTGAAAAATTGCTCAGTATATTGACAGACCTCTAAATAGTACTTGTCATTCAAATCCTAAGCTGTGCTCCACCGATTGTTCTCTTGTCCCAGTGCTGTAAACACAGACTGCTGGGGAACCAAGGAACTATGAATGTAGGACAGGTAGGTGGCTGAAAAGGCATGCAAATCATTGTCTCTTATTTATTGGGGTTTCCTGggacataaaaaaagttaaaagggcttaaaattcAGGAAAATTGAATACACATATCCTGGCGGTGGCCCATCAAACACCATAGCCCCAGTGCCCAACACACGTAAACCAGAACACGTGGCGGGCCTCACGAAGCATTTGTTGTGCAcgtgaccgctcagccactcactgGCTTCAGCAACCATAGAAGAATCATCACTGAAGCCTGTGAATAGAGGAGCGGTCTCTTGCACAATAAATGGTTCGTGAGCGCCCGCCGCTTTTGCCCTGTTCCGTATGGTGCACATCGGGGTTATAGCATTGGAGGGGATGACGCCGGAATAAGGGAGTATTCAATTCTTCAAAATTttaagccatttttttttctgtccagcGCAAATGCCTGCAGTGAAGGAACGATTAGCCATAAATCGCTGATCGGATCgttcatgcagaccataaaatcagTGTTGGTCTGCTACAGCTTTTGCCTGTCTAAACCGACAATCCTTCATTCATgtacgactgcctgcttactgtgaatggaggcgcgcGGGCCGGACTGATCCTTAGCAcattccattcactgagcgatcctcgTTCCTGTGtataaagcacaggagcgatcatcgctggaATGTATGCTGGGCAGTTAAGAGCCCAGTtgccccgtgtaaaaggagcaAAGGAAACTGACTGCAGATTCATACAATCTCAAGTATCACCTCTTTCCACTGATTACTTTTTTACGTGATTAGTAGAACTACATTTACATGCATTGTATAGCACAACGGTGTAGAATACTCATCAAAGCTCTACAACAAATTTGCCACTTGTGTATCTCATTGTAAATTCCCTGAAACTTGAATTTATATATTTTCTGTGTACATAATTGGGATTTACTATCCTAAcctgtaaaaatgtattttttccccaTAGTTGCTGCACTGACTCTATCTGTAATAATGGGCCTGAGGTATAATCGCAGTAGGAAGCTCATGCCTGCTGGGTTATTGGCAGTATTAAGGTGAGTTTCTTGCTTTATCCAACCACTGCGTAGGCTGAACACACTGGAAGTGTGGCCAGATGCAAGTGGAGATGGATGAATGTGTTGTGCAGTAATGGGGTCTACACAAGTGGTTTGCTCAAAGGTGAGAATATTTTATCACAGAGACAGCTAGGTCCTCCCTCAGGTATCTTGTCACTGTAGAGAACCTTCCTCAACCACAGATgaagtaaataaaatataacttttaattcaTTCTCCTCTAAAGCCCTGGCTCTTATACATACTAGAGCAGACAAGGATTCTTTTGCTACTATCTAATAAAACCTTGGCTCTGATACATATGAGAGCAGGCAAGACGCACATGTACTAAAAAGTTATGCACTACAGTAACATCAATGTGTGCAGGATCTTTATACAAAGTAATCCCTAGTACAGGGGGTCCTGGTGTTATGTCATAGTAGTGCCGGTAACTCAGATCTAGAAGCACATCCCTCATTTATATCAAACCATGCTTCTAGGTTTGTGAGGCTCCTGTCACTGTTAACAAGTTCAGTTTCGTTGACGGTCCCTTCACATTTAGAAGACATATTCCCTAATGTGATCCCTTTAGATCGCCTCCTATTATCATACAAGCAAATATATCTTGAACAGGAAGGTTGATATTCCTCTTCGCTATTATGATCTAAAGTGCTGGCGATCAGCCAATCATTTGATCACATTTTTTTGTTGGGTGTAGCATTCATACCACACCTGAGTATTGTTTTTGTTTGTCTATTTATAATAGTGGATGCCTCCATTCTTTTAAAAATTTTGAATtacaagttatattttatttactttatttgtGGTTGAGGAAGGTTCTCTACAGTGACAAGGTGAGAATATTGTGATCATCATGGCAGCTACTGTAGCAGTTCTTTTAAATTGgctacaaaatgtattttaatacAATGTATAAAGGCAGCAAACATCGTTTTACCCCTTTGCAGAAGGCACCAAGTAGTTTATGAAGTGGGCTAAGAAGACCCCCAGGTCTGCCACCTTAAGGTGCGTTCATACGTAgtttatttgctgtggatccgcagcagatttcccaTCCATACAATTaaatgggtgaaatctgcagtaatTCTTAACTAGATGGTGTAGATCTACaccaaatgctgcagaatttttttccgctatggaaaatctgcagcgaatTCGCCATGTGTGAACCTACGCTTAGTGATCCTATTAGGCCTTGTCAGAAAACcaattaatttcagtgggacctCCCAAGATAACGGAGTGCTTGAACTTGCTCAGGGTattcccactgaaattaatggagcggtaCCACACAATcgtgacctctgctccattcattgagAGACCTTCAGGATCATGAGGACCCCAGTTGTCAGAGCCTCAACAAGCAATTATccactgtggatagggaataacttaatttcatgggacaacccctctaatccatgatattttaaaataaaaaaatacaaagctTCTTAAAATAAAGCTACTTGAAATGTGAGCTTAAAAATAAGTGCCAGGTGCTCTTCGAATCATACTTTACCAATTATTTATGTCaaagtggtggtagtagtaaatATGCTGTTTTATATGATATGCGGTAAATATTAGGGTTGTCTGCTGGAGGGCACATCATTGCAAAATTGCGTTCACTTGAAGATGTATGAAGTGCGTTTGCCAACACGTGACCGCATGCCTTGGAGTCTGCTCTACAACTCATCCGTGCTTCCCCATTCTTACAGCATCTCCATGATCTTGAAGCTGCTCACCAACCTGCTGAGTTAGAGGTCTGCATGTTCTGGAAGGACCCTGCTAACAAATTCTTTGGCTACGGATCAATTTTATACATTTTGCTAAGTATGAATTATGCACTGAATCTTTATAATCTATTCATTCCTTTTGTATTGCTTTTCTATGAGAATTaatctttattatttttatattgtgAATTAACTCAGCTTCAATGATTCAATAAAATGAGCGTGCTTAATGTTCCCTTGTGTTTGTGTCATGAGGGAAAGAAGCTGGCAATTCTGGTCGGCTTGGTTACAATCTACAGGCAAATGCGGCAGTTTACCCGCAAAGTACAGCTGTTGACCGCTGCAAGTCGTTGTGGTTGTGAGTACAGCTATTGACCGCTGCAAGTAGTTGTGGTTGTGACCGTCCGCACCTTGTGTCATTACCCTTACTGCAAATAACAGTGCTTACCAGTTCACGATTCCATCGCCATTATAATAATACATGCAATTGGAGTACTTTGTTTTATTCATATAACGAGAAAAATTATTGTGGATTAATGGGGAGTTTAAACAGAATaattaaaaattcaaaaaaa
This window contains:
- the TMEM14A gene encoding transmembrane protein 14A isoform X2; translated protein: MAIDWIGFGYAALLLFGGFMGFFRKGSIVSLAAGFTFGLLAAYGALRVSNNPKDIRISLIAALTLSVIMGLRYNRSRKLMPAGLLAVLSISMILKLLTNLLS
- the TMEM14A gene encoding transmembrane protein 14A isoform X1, with the protein product MGGFALWNSEWADTSEFHSKHRHKHAMEVNVSRPTRRLSKIIIVERLRNPCHRLAVVRHNLYWTDGIMAIDWIGFGYAALLLFGGFMGFFRKGSIVSLAAGFTFGLLAAYGALRVSNNPKDIRISLIAALTLSVIMGLRYNRSRKLMPAGLLAVLSISMILKLLTNLLS